In one Flammeovirga yaeyamensis genomic region, the following are encoded:
- a CDS encoding sulfatase has translation MKFYISLLFFLFFQIRSNVFAQDKPNVLFIAIDDLNDFVGCMNASIKAYTPNIDRLADQAVLFTNAHCQAPICGPSRASIMTGLQPFTSGNYLQLKDRDIQKGNEKVANSILMPDYFKKYGYKTMAAGKIYHGGDQLNSFDEYGGRFSWFGPKPKERMNYDPKKIPHKIGNTLTDWGAFPTHDSLMTDYQVAEWIIDKLNEEHQKPFFLAAGFLSPHVPWHAPQEWMDKFPIDKIELPPYLKEDNDDISEMAKKVNDAPMMPTTEEMIRQGQWKNIIQSYLACVAFMDAQVGKLLDALEKSSYADNTIIVLWSDHGYHLGEKNRFAKQSLWERSTRTILLFKPLNSKKGRCDQPVQLLDIYPTLLDLCQLPAYSLAEGHSLIPLIENNKMEWKFPALSSYGVGNIAIRNNDFRLVQYEDGSSELYDMKKDPDEWTNLSNNKKYAKVKKQLQQWIPKEWAPLSKYSKYNFNEYFKEKSNSNKTIK, from the coding sequence ATGAAATTTTATATCAGTCTACTCTTCTTTTTGTTTTTTCAAATCAGGAGTAATGTATTCGCCCAAGACAAGCCCAATGTTTTATTCATTGCCATAGATGATCTAAACGATTTTGTGGGTTGCATGAATGCCTCAATAAAAGCCTATACACCAAATATCGATAGACTAGCAGATCAGGCTGTTTTATTTACGAATGCACATTGTCAGGCACCCATTTGCGGACCTTCAAGGGCAAGTATTATGACAGGGTTGCAACCATTTACTTCAGGAAATTACTTGCAATTAAAGGATAGGGATATACAAAAAGGAAATGAAAAAGTAGCCAATAGTATCTTAATGCCCGATTATTTTAAAAAATATGGCTACAAGACGATGGCTGCAGGAAAAATTTACCATGGAGGAGATCAGTTAAATTCTTTTGATGAATATGGAGGGCGTTTTTCTTGGTTTGGACCAAAACCTAAAGAGCGTATGAATTATGATCCCAAAAAAATACCACATAAAATAGGGAATACGTTAACCGATTGGGGTGCTTTTCCAACTCATGATAGCTTAATGACTGATTACCAAGTAGCGGAATGGATAATTGATAAACTAAACGAAGAACATCAAAAACCATTCTTTTTAGCTGCTGGATTTTTAAGTCCTCATGTTCCATGGCATGCCCCACAAGAATGGATGGATAAGTTTCCAATAGATAAAATTGAGTTGCCTCCATACCTAAAAGAGGATAATGATGATATTTCTGAAATGGCCAAAAAGGTAAATGATGCTCCAATGATGCCTACAACAGAAGAGATGATCAGGCAAGGACAGTGGAAAAACATCATACAATCTTACCTAGCATGTGTCGCTTTTATGGACGCCCAAGTGGGTAAACTATTGGATGCACTCGAAAAATCATCCTATGCTGATAATACCATTATTGTATTATGGTCAGACCACGGTTATCATTTAGGGGAAAAAAATAGGTTTGCCAAGCAATCGCTTTGGGAGAGAAGTACCCGTACTATACTTTTATTTAAACCATTAAATTCTAAAAAAGGACGTTGTGATCAGCCGGTGCAACTATTAGATATCTACCCCACCTTATTAGACTTATGTCAGTTGCCTGCTTACAGTTTAGCCGAAGGTCATTCTCTTATACCTTTAATAGAAAACAATAAAATGGAATGGAAGTTTCCAGCACTTTCGTCTTATGGTGTAGGGAATATAGCAATAAGGAATAATGATTTTCGATTGGTCCAATATGAAGATGGTTCCTCAGAGTTGTATGATATGAAAAAAGATCCTGATGAATGGACGAACCTCTCCAACAATAAAAAGTATGCTAAGGTAAAGAAACAACTCCAACAATGGATACCCAAAGAATGGGCTCCATTATCTAAATATTCAAAATATAATTTCAATGAATATTTTAAAGAAAAATCAAATAGCAATAAAACAATTAAGTGA
- a CDS encoding BNR-4 repeat-containing protein, which yields MNEKYTYWLKKILFLPCLIISLFTQAQEVDYFSNNAFGNPVTGHSGEYYNGVTYVAYQGEKEDAFVAAYNHKTKKWIGPFKAGTSLLGKKAGKIDNHGKPSLIVDGAGYIHVVFGGHGGSKKMGVNPLGNYNSGKQIHVVTKRPMDISSWEVVDNLTPFATYSQFIKMDNGDIYLFFRHGAHRSNWVYQVSKDNCKTFSSVKSIVKAKPTSPTKVCNDVYDSWYLDFHKGSNNEILVAYNYHVCKNMRPHDSERHNCYYMKLNTENEEWYNVKGEVLKLPITKEYADKKTMVVNTGDRWGQIGRAFMNNQGQPHVYWYEGEYDQSKHGGPKKLVNYYWTGSEWIGNDTNLPVEGRGDVLMNSKESLQYLIGYKEGTSSEVAWWSSKDVGQNFQRGKVLMKEKGAKFKLSNFIRNAHPDARIIATQKIDGTNYSKVFLIGDNGPIKLLKVEN from the coding sequence ATGAATGAAAAATATACTTATTGGTTAAAGAAGATCCTATTTCTTCCATGCCTTATTATCTCCCTTTTTACACAAGCACAAGAAGTCGATTATTTCTCCAATAATGCTTTTGGAAACCCGGTGACAGGGCATTCAGGCGAATACTATAATGGAGTGACTTATGTTGCCTATCAAGGTGAAAAAGAAGATGCTTTTGTAGCGGCTTATAACCATAAAACAAAAAAATGGATAGGCCCATTCAAGGCAGGAACAAGTTTACTAGGTAAGAAAGCTGGGAAAATTGATAACCACGGAAAGCCTTCTTTAATTGTGGATGGAGCCGGATATATACATGTTGTTTTTGGTGGACATGGAGGTTCAAAAAAGATGGGTGTTAATCCATTAGGGAATTACAATAGCGGTAAACAAATACATGTGGTTACCAAACGGCCAATGGACATATCAAGTTGGGAGGTCGTAGATAATCTAACACCTTTTGCTACATATAGTCAGTTTATCAAAATGGATAACGGAGATATTTATTTATTCTTTAGGCATGGTGCACATCGAAGTAATTGGGTGTATCAAGTCTCTAAAGACAATTGTAAAACGTTTTCTTCAGTAAAATCCATCGTAAAAGCTAAGCCTACATCACCAACAAAAGTATGTAATGATGTGTATGACTCTTGGTATTTAGACTTTCATAAGGGAAGTAATAATGAGATTTTGGTGGCTTATAATTATCATGTGTGTAAAAATATGAGACCACATGATAGTGAACGTCATAACTGTTATTACATGAAATTGAATACTGAAAACGAAGAGTGGTATAATGTAAAAGGAGAGGTTTTGAAATTGCCAATAACAAAAGAATATGCCGATAAGAAAACAATGGTGGTCAATACCGGAGATCGTTGGGGACAAATTGGCCGAGCATTTATGAATAATCAAGGGCAACCACATGTATACTGGTATGAAGGAGAATATGATCAATCAAAGCATGGAGGTCCAAAAAAGTTGGTCAATTATTATTGGACAGGCTCTGAATGGATTGGAAATGATACCAATTTGCCTGTGGAAGGTAGAGGGGACGTACTTATGAATTCTAAAGAATCTCTTCAATACCTCATAGGTTATAAAGAAGGTACTTCATCTGAAGTAGCTTGGTGGAGTAGTAAAGATGTGGGGCAAAACTTCCAAAGAGGGAAGGTATTAATGAAAGAAAAGGGAGCGAAATTCAAACTATCTAATTTCATCAGAAATGCACACCCTGATGCTAGAATAATAGCTACCCAAAAAATAGATGGAACAAATTATTCTAAAGTTTTTCTCATTGGTGATAATGGTCCCATAAAACTATTAAAAGTGGAAAACTAA
- a CDS encoding BNR-4 repeat-containing protein translates to MKATFYYITSLISFLFMTVQTSAQVERIFEVKVTDSGLYFDGEERKSNLEVDNPGFEYYFGRRITPHGDCIKKYGDFLFLTWYMGGEENKNVMLSRLHIPTQTLETVKFEHTHVGFRNTYTHIGDSHNTIAVGVCPLDNTVHLLYDMHSYSKADFPDTYFNYQVSLEGAALAPVGSFNRDLFRSKQTYLNASYNYSDITYPNFFLNDDDELFVWFREGGNNNGMYKFAKYTDGVWGPFTNFSTLNAKSKGNLYNWGLYGDLKYINGKLRVGFLKRMSYNDDKYVYNNGFHYGYTNDPSGETEWYNYKGESFSIPLVSPEKLFFYEPGDVVTQGGANSVRISTGVNFTVTDNESVHFITNSIKSEVDNQKKNVHAYKKAGDDDFTITTDFPGGDLYAVDGDMVYLISMKNNKPYILKAEGGTNNWEELYTATDGINMLHSNILIQDGQLFVYAMERNVSGDARPIYIQGYDLGIEPVEEEPNPDPDHETDPETDPEDEIISSTSLDNAPFKCFGATGAIKLSEMSSRNEVVVYNLFGSLVYHQVVNTTHLTIPLRSGLYIVNVSGHTKKVFVK, encoded by the coding sequence ATGAAAGCGACATTTTACTATATAACCTCATTGATTTCTTTTCTTTTTATGACTGTGCAAACTTCAGCACAAGTAGAAAGAATATTTGAAGTAAAAGTGACAGACTCCGGTTTATATTTTGATGGTGAAGAAAGAAAATCAAATTTGGAAGTAGATAATCCTGGATTTGAGTATTATTTTGGTAGACGAATAACACCACATGGGGATTGTATCAAGAAGTATGGGGATTTTTTATTCTTGACGTGGTACATGGGAGGAGAAGAAAATAAAAATGTGATGTTATCTCGTTTGCATATCCCTACCCAAACTTTAGAAACCGTGAAGTTTGAACATACACATGTGGGTTTTAGAAATACTTACACACACATAGGCGATTCACATAATACCATTGCGGTAGGTGTTTGTCCGTTAGATAACACTGTTCACTTGTTGTATGATATGCACTCTTACAGTAAAGCCGACTTCCCCGATACTTATTTCAATTATCAAGTATCTTTAGAAGGAGCAGCACTCGCCCCAGTAGGATCTTTTAATCGAGATTTATTTAGATCGAAACAAACGTATTTAAATGCATCATATAATTATTCAGACATCACTTACCCTAACTTTTTCCTAAATGATGACGATGAGTTATTTGTTTGGTTTAGAGAAGGAGGGAACAATAACGGTATGTATAAGTTTGCAAAATATACCGATGGCGTTTGGGGACCATTCACAAACTTCAGTACACTCAATGCAAAATCAAAAGGCAACCTTTACAATTGGGGTTTATATGGCGATTTAAAATATATCAATGGTAAACTTAGAGTGGGATTCCTAAAACGAATGAGTTACAATGATGATAAGTATGTCTACAATAATGGATTTCATTATGGATATACAAACGATCCATCGGGAGAGACTGAATGGTATAACTATAAAGGTGAATCATTCTCAATTCCGTTGGTAAGTCCAGAGAAATTATTTTTCTACGAACCAGGTGATGTGGTGACTCAAGGCGGAGCAAATTCTGTTCGTATATCTACTGGAGTAAACTTTACAGTAACTGATAATGAATCCGTTCATTTCATTACAAATAGTATTAAGAGTGAAGTTGATAATCAGAAAAAGAATGTCCACGCCTATAAAAAAGCAGGTGATGATGATTTCACGATTACAACTGACTTTCCTGGGGGTGACCTTTATGCCGTAGATGGAGATATGGTTTATTTGATCAGTATGAAAAACAATAAACCTTATATCTTAAAAGCGGAAGGTGGCACAAACAATTGGGAAGAATTGTACACGGCAACAGATGGCATCAATATGCTTCATTCTAATATTTTGATTCAAGATGGGCAATTATTTGTGTATGCCATGGAAAGAAATGTGAGTGGAGATGCTCGTCCAATTTATATACAAGGATATGATTTAGGTATTGAGCCTGTAGAAGAAGAACCAAACCCGGATCCCGATCATGAAACTGACCCAGAAACAGATCCTGAGGACGAGATTATCAGCTCAACTTCTTTGGATAACGCTCCATTTAAATGTTTTGGTGCTACAGGGGCTATAAAACTTTCTGAAATGTCATCAAGAAACGAAGTGGTGGTTTATAACCTTTTTGGATCTTTAGTTTATCATCAAGTGGTAAATACAACGCACCTTACTATTCCTTTACGTTCAGGCTTGTACATTGTGAATGTATCGGGACATACTAAAAAAGTGTTTGTAAAATAG
- a CDS encoding alpha-L-rhamnosidase-related protein: protein MKLLLKKIILSSLLLLVSTAIFSNPIDWGNAQWIWQEKDSPSNTWMCFRKTVELEKVPEIIEAHISVDSKFWLWVNGEMVMFEGGLSRGPSQAGEWNRKEKITPANSWYETVNIQSHLKEGKNTIAILVWYWGRETHKGTHIDSKKGGLLFHSQIGNQTVVSDKSWNVLQHTAYDNSIEPPSKNLTQYGVQFDAQNALNDWTSKAWYMPDYNDKKWKKATEKGKLGIAPWYNVEPNIVPHLINHGLANYENHEELNLPFESNGKVLKCKLPFNKQINPYFEIESKTAGDTIFITTDNHLNQITATYVTKKGKQSFECFSWMNGHDIKYTFPKGIKVNVLKYRWMSVGKMAGSFEVDDPFYTRLWEMGNNTLFVCARDNFMDCPDRERALWIGDVADQASYLFYSMDNAGRQLLKKAILQTMMFSEDGVIGALGPLRVRELVSQSLQFISGAIWPYYLNTGDKATLEKVYPYVFSYLDLFPMQENGLPEYRRGKSADTWDWLDWGVENTIDKEPIQMAFYYLALKEAHKMANVVGNKEHIQWYQSRIESMEIAYDKAYWKDGFYSTDIKKFKDDRANAIAIVSGIAKPKYYNQIVDNVLIPNRFSSPHFEWIVEEAMCIAGRHEASLKRMKEQYQSQVNRKGMTTLYEKFPKGGSYNHAWNAPNTILSKYIAGVQPTAVAWSEFEISPTLLHIKKLSEKIPTVKGTIDFTINVTSQQYEIDLHSPKETKAIIGIPKGNKKIQKVLVNGREVWKDGSFINKLHGLSFEKDVDNFLKFKLTGGEYIVKAIYEEEL from the coding sequence ATGAAATTATTACTCAAAAAAATAATTCTTAGTAGCCTATTACTATTAGTGTCTACAGCTATTTTTTCAAACCCCATTGATTGGGGAAATGCCCAATGGATATGGCAAGAAAAGGACAGTCCTTCCAATACATGGATGTGTTTTAGAAAAACGGTTGAATTAGAAAAAGTACCAGAAATCATAGAAGCCCATATCTCTGTTGATAGCAAATTTTGGTTATGGGTTAACGGAGAAATGGTCATGTTTGAAGGTGGGTTATCGAGAGGTCCAAGTCAGGCAGGAGAATGGAATAGAAAGGAAAAAATTACACCCGCTAATTCATGGTATGAAACTGTAAATATCCAATCGCATTTAAAAGAAGGAAAAAATACCATTGCCATTTTAGTTTGGTATTGGGGTAGGGAAACGCATAAAGGAACACATATCGATAGTAAAAAAGGAGGTTTACTTTTCCATTCTCAAATAGGAAATCAAACTGTTGTTTCTGATAAATCTTGGAACGTATTACAACATACTGCTTATGATAACTCCATTGAACCACCAAGTAAAAACTTAACTCAATATGGAGTACAATTTGATGCTCAAAACGCTTTGAATGATTGGACATCAAAGGCTTGGTATATGCCCGATTATAATGATAAAAAATGGAAGAAGGCGACTGAAAAAGGGAAGTTAGGGATAGCTCCATGGTATAATGTAGAACCCAACATTGTTCCTCATTTAATTAATCATGGCTTAGCAAATTATGAAAATCATGAAGAACTTAATTTACCTTTTGAAAGTAATGGGAAGGTCTTAAAATGTAAACTTCCTTTCAATAAACAGATTAATCCTTATTTTGAGATTGAGTCGAAAACTGCAGGAGATACCATTTTTATCACTACCGATAATCATCTAAATCAAATTACAGCTACCTATGTAACAAAAAAAGGAAAACAGTCTTTTGAGTGTTTTTCATGGATGAATGGACATGATATCAAATATACTTTTCCAAAAGGAATCAAAGTCAATGTTCTAAAATACCGTTGGATGAGTGTAGGAAAGATGGCAGGGTCTTTTGAAGTGGACGACCCTTTTTATACTCGTCTTTGGGAGATGGGTAACAACACTTTATTTGTTTGTGCTCGTGATAACTTTATGGACTGTCCGGATAGAGAAAGAGCATTATGGATAGGTGATGTAGCTGATCAGGCAAGTTACCTTTTCTATTCCATGGATAATGCTGGTCGTCAGTTGTTGAAAAAAGCAATTTTACAGACCATGATGTTCAGTGAAGATGGAGTAATCGGAGCTTTGGGTCCATTGAGAGTAAGAGAATTAGTTTCTCAAAGTTTACAATTTATATCTGGAGCAATCTGGCCTTACTATCTGAATACAGGTGACAAAGCAACTTTAGAAAAAGTATATCCTTACGTTTTTAGCTACTTGGATTTATTTCCAATGCAAGAGAATGGTTTGCCTGAATATAGAAGAGGAAAAAGCGCAGACACATGGGATTGGCTAGATTGGGGAGTTGAGAACACGATTGATAAAGAACCCATTCAAATGGCATTTTACTATTTAGCTTTGAAAGAAGCCCATAAAATGGCAAATGTAGTAGGAAACAAAGAACACATACAGTGGTATCAATCACGTATTGAATCAATGGAAATTGCTTATGATAAAGCTTATTGGAAAGATGGTTTTTATAGTACTGATATCAAGAAGTTTAAAGACGATAGAGCAAACGCCATTGCTATCGTTTCGGGAATCGCTAAGCCAAAATATTATAATCAAATTGTAGATAATGTGTTGATCCCTAATCGTTTTTCGAGTCCTCATTTCGAATGGATTGTAGAAGAAGCCATGTGTATTGCCGGAAGACATGAAGCCTCATTAAAAAGAATGAAAGAGCAGTATCAAAGTCAGGTAAACCGAAAAGGAATGACGACTTTATACGAGAAATTCCCAAAAGGAGGAAGTTATAATCATGCTTGGAATGCTCCTAACACTATTTTATCAAAATATATCGCAGGTGTTCAGCCGACGGCTGTAGCTTGGAGCGAATTTGAAATTTCGCCCACATTATTACACATCAAAAAGCTATCAGAAAAGATTCCGACAGTAAAGGGAACTATTGATTTTACGATTAATGTAACAAGTCAACAATATGAAATAGACTTACATTCTCCAAAAGAAACGAAAGCCATTATTGGTATTCCTAAGGGTAATAAGAAGATCCAAAAAGTACTGGTGAATGGTCGTGAAGTATGGAAAGATGGGAGTTTTATAAATAAACTTCATGGTCTCTCTTTTGAGAAAGACGTGGACAACTTTTTAAAGTTTAAGCTTACAGGAGGGGAGTATATAGTTAAGGCAATTTATGAAGAGGAATTGTAA
- a CDS encoding sulfatase, with the protein MKKYIFLTLIALVVITSCSIQKQNTETQTKPPNILFIAVDDLRPELNFYGAKHIYSPSLDKLASESLVFDQAYCNIPVCGASRTSLLTGVRPTRTQMLDARTQKDIDLPDVVSLPMLFKQNGYTTISNGKIYHHKKDDALAWDEIWHPDRLWDFALKENQELRERTKRGLPFEKADVADSVYRDGKLALKVINDLKKLKKQNQSFFLTMGVAKPHLPFTAPKKYWDLYDRESIKLPESYVQPESTPKVAFHKFGELRQYESVPKKGDISDEMAKELIHGYYACVSYIDAQIGLVLEELENQGLADNTIVILWGDHGWNLGDHKLWCKHVTFEKALRTPLILKVPGKTSGQRTDAITEYIDVYPTLAELAGLNVPKTAVGQSMVPILNGDTSEKDWAVCKFKDAVTLIKGDLFYTEWTDVEGVAYERMLFDHKTDPLELDNLAEKKEYAEVVEKLSIELRQKWGDQFL; encoded by the coding sequence ATGAAAAAATATATCTTTTTAACCTTGATTGCCTTAGTTGTAATCACTTCTTGTTCGATACAAAAACAGAATACTGAAACACAAACCAAACCACCTAATATACTCTTTATAGCTGTTGATGATTTAAGGCCTGAGTTGAATTTTTATGGAGCAAAACATATCTACTCTCCTAGCCTTGACAAATTAGCGAGCGAAAGCTTAGTCTTTGATCAAGCTTATTGTAATATTCCCGTTTGTGGAGCATCAAGAACGAGTTTATTAACGGGTGTTCGACCTACAAGAACTCAAATGCTTGATGCAAGAACGCAAAAAGATATCGATCTTCCTGATGTTGTATCTCTTCCTATGCTTTTCAAACAAAATGGTTACACTACTATTTCTAATGGAAAGATTTATCATCACAAAAAGGACGACGCATTAGCATGGGATGAAATTTGGCACCCCGATCGATTATGGGATTTTGCTTTGAAAGAAAATCAAGAATTAAGAGAAAGAACAAAAAGAGGTTTGCCCTTTGAGAAAGCAGATGTGGCAGATTCGGTATACAGGGATGGGAAATTAGCACTTAAAGTGATCAATGATTTAAAGAAACTCAAAAAACAAAATCAATCTTTCTTCCTGACAATGGGTGTAGCAAAACCCCATCTCCCTTTTACAGCCCCCAAAAAGTATTGGGATCTATACGATAGGGAATCCATTAAATTACCAGAAAGTTATGTCCAACCGGAAAGTACACCCAAAGTGGCTTTTCATAAATTTGGAGAACTTAGACAATACGAAAGTGTTCCCAAAAAGGGAGATATTTCTGATGAAATGGCAAAAGAGTTGATTCACGGTTACTATGCATGCGTAAGTTATATCGATGCTCAAATTGGACTTGTTCTAGAAGAACTAGAAAATCAAGGATTAGCTGATAATACCATTGTAATTCTTTGGGGTGACCATGGATGGAATCTCGGAGATCACAAGCTTTGGTGTAAACATGTCACTTTCGAAAAGGCTTTGAGAACACCTCTGATTTTAAAAGTACCCGGTAAAACCAGTGGTCAACGAACAGATGCGATCACAGAATACATTGATGTTTATCCTACATTGGCTGAATTAGCAGGTCTGAATGTTCCGAAAACAGCAGTGGGACAAAGTATGGTTCCAATTCTTAATGGTGATACGAGTGAGAAAGATTGGGCGGTGTGCAAATTTAAAGATGCTGTCACCTTAATTAAAGGAGATTTATTTTATACCGAATGGACCGACGTTGAAGGGGTGGCTTATGAAAGAATGCTTTTCGATCACAAAACAGATCCATTGGAATTGGATAACCTTGCTGAGAAAAAAGAGTATGCAGAAGTGGTAGAGAAACTATCTATAGAATTAAGACAAAAATGGGGAGATCAGTTTCTGTAA